From Vanrija pseudolonga chromosome 1, complete sequence, a single genomic window includes:
- the pcp gene encoding Pyrrolidone-carboxylate peptidase: MTRLDGPAAAAAAARAAASARPTPGPAPILITGFEPFGGESTNPSSAAAERAVALLNDSGVPAVFLEVPCVFATAGSVVQAEAERIGARIVICAGLAGNRARISLERIAINLNDARIEDNAGAQPVDEEVLPGLPLAFATRLPVKRALRALNAARIPAELSFSAGSFVCNALFYYTLAKLPVGTPTGFVHVPLASEMGVDKQARALAIVARETVAALEESAAAGRVVDFRFAAGVES, encoded by the coding sequence ATGACAAGACTAGacggcccagcagcagcagccgcagcagcgcgcgcggccgcctccgCGCGCCCCACGCCCGGCCCCGCGCCGATCCTCATAACCGGCTTCGAGCCCTTCGGGGGGGAGAGCACGAacccgtcctcggcggcggcggagcgcgccgtcgccctgctgaacgacagcggcgtgccggccgtATTTCTCGAAGTGCCGTGCGTGTTCGCGACCGCCGGCAGCGTggtgcaggccgaggcggagcgcatcggcgcgcgcatcgtCATCTGTGCCGGGCTCGCGGGCAACCGCGCGCGCATCTCGCTCGAGCGCATTGCTATCAACCTCAACGACGCCCGGATCGAGGAtaacgccggcgcgcagcccgtcgacgaggaggtgcttCCGGGCCTCCCGCTCGCCTTCGCCACCCGCCTGCCCGTCAAgcgtgcgctgcgcgcgctgaaCGCTGCGCGCATCCCCGCCGAGCTCTCCTTCTCCGCCGGCAGCTTCGTGTGCAACGCGCTCTTCTACTACacgctcgccaagctccccGTGGGCACGCCAACCGGGTTCGTCCACGTGCCCCTCGCGTCCGAGATGGGCGTCGACaagcaggcgcgcgcgctggccatcgtcgcgcgcgagacggtcgcggcgctcgaggagtccgcggcggccgggCGAGTCGTCGACTTCCGCTTCGCTGCTGGCGTTGAGAGCTAG
- the yoaA gene encoding putative N-acetyltransferase YoaA: MSIKTARFTISPLTSADREAFTAYRATEDTARYQGWEASYSLSDADELIAGQPASFPPPEDGWLQLAVHEGSVLVGDVAVHTTTQPNTYEVGVTVAPEHQRRGVGKEALGAVVAALFDQHKAHRVTAETDARNDAVGALLKSLGFVHEGRAREADFFKGEWVSLDSWAVLASDRR, encoded by the coding sequence ATGAGCATCAAGACGGCGCGCTTCACCATCTCCCCGCTCACCTCGGCCGACAGGGAAGCGTTCACGGCGTACCGCGCGACcgaggacacggcgcgcTACCAGGGCTGGGAGGCGAGCTACTCGCtgtccgacgccgacgagctgatCGCTGGCCAGCCCGCATCGTTCCCACCACCAGAGGACGGGTGGCTCCAGCTTGCCGTGCACGAGGGgagcgtgctcgtcggcgacgtggcCGTGCACACGACGACCCAGCCAAACACGTACGAGGTTGGGGTCACCGTCGCGCCGGAACAccagcgacgcggcgtcggcaaggaggCGCTCGGGGCCGTCGTTGCCGCGCTCTTCGACCAGCACAAGGCGCACCGCGTGACTGCCGAAACCGACGCGCGGAACGACGCAGTCGGCGCACTCCTCAAGTCGCTCGGATTCGTGCACGAGGGCCGCGCCCGCGAGGCAGACTTCTTCAAGGGCGAGTGGGTCAGCCTCGACTCGTGGGCCGTGCTCGCGAGTGACAGGCGATAG